A single window of Ictalurus furcatus strain D&B chromosome 3, Billie_1.0, whole genome shotgun sequence DNA harbors:
- the dlg5a gene encoding disks large homolog 5a isoform X2 has product MEPKHKELLEQCHQNLVQSIPDAQRLIELLAKSGSLSERDTLELDQNCSTSSEKVDQLLKMLMNKDRDHFLALCVALEKTYPHLYSALFSNGGGPADHSGSTYSVLSTMPSDSESSSSLSSVGSKASSPPPALNDNRPASENGEAILFQLRQVTRERDELRKRLALASPGTTFDDCRPNSKASHDYERLKTQCMKAMADLQSLQNQHTKTLKRCEEAVKEADFYHMLHSRLLSDQSQLKEEMEVMRRDNAQLVREHNHLKQSCEELKRLHSEDQKEVADMRLQQQQVIRENGSSEVLKLYDTAMDKLEGLKKEYDNLSKRYSEKVANHNTDLSRLEQAEEEYRRLQKQTDTLMKQRDTAMHYQQQYSTSIRRFDSVQQELNKASSQNKELQREMERLQSEMTRYKNFQLKAVKDAEKYKEERDSVFNEYRLIMSERDQVIKEVDKLQTELEAAEARLKNNSSEKMVASEELEALRQELNSSLVDRDRAICERNELLEKYCHEVKDKAEAQKELSQACKDIETVREERDVARKERTEAIIQRDQLLREYYQARQKQDTATLDMERANKEIEVLRKQCEAMSQELKEAVQEAEVAKCRRDWAFQERDKIVAERESIRTLCDNLRRERDRAVSDLADALRNLDDMRKQKNDAVRELKELKEKMECQQEKETPFYPLLAHSSHDSAIDTDSLEWETEVVEFEKDRDDMDLKALGFDIAEGVNDPYLPGDCGIFVTRVDKGSIADGRLRVNDWLLKINDIDLTNKDRKQVIKAVLSGGGVINMVVRRRKSLGGRLVTPVHINLIGHKDSGIGLEGGVYVTAIAAGSPAAREGSLNIGDRLIAINGIALDNKSLTECEALLRGCRDSLSLSLMKFFPQSTSGHNIFESLREAEKCNGRIHISEVHSRNSRNLKHNSSTQTDIYSGEAGGERRKQRADSEERKPFSPSTLHPSTLCARYGPSAFQEICYTRSESAGPECSTLEPATDTKHSGGTWPKMVVGVPMVAESPAQLSIYKSPKQRKSIFDADTFKRPDTPSKMEFLTSHSPQPSKTDTVTTPPTPPTRSDSFKFKPKQQGSSASDSTITESQQEECNGNLCFTEVGNESRVLSSRKSCEEDIGRTRLDEPEVKRPRPKSAPALRRRMTPQSIPLQSFQSYSNDGDSLDQRDVLRSSPSRPYRHSVGFVPTLYNGTLPPNSVHRGLAPCTAVTAVMRNPVYTVRSHRVHTSNCPSVINQICHQHTHPSPQHQGRLSLDLSQKRSAEYSESSRSSRTSHGTNSLPSSARLGSSSNVQYRTERIKIPPTPRYPRSMLGSDRGSVSHSECSSPSLITPPLSPHNLETSSFASSQSQNSISTRISVSPVPTGDQRKDRPYLEEPRNVIVHKGAEPLGISIVSGENGGIFVSKVTGGSIAHQAGLEYGDQLLEYNGINLRNATEQQARLVIGQQCDTITIMAQYNPHMYQLGNHSRSSSRMEPVSSQSTPQGSGATTPDNHSTIDTLSEQDEGTLTPSSKQTTPTTSPHSFIRMSSEGSKKIPEPRVVSVRKTQVELGVQICGGNLCGIFVENLEEDSPAKLADVLMPGDMILEYNSLVMKNKTAEEAYLEMLKPAEIATLKVQQRVDEFNQLKDTAGDGFYIRALYDRVAETEQDLSFKKDDILYVDDTLPNGNFGTWMAWQLDENAQKMQRGQIPSKYMMDQEFYRRHSMTELKDETGSSKTLSAAARRSFFRRKQKHKRSSSKDGKDLLALDAISTDSIPFLEDCVSLAYQRVQKVDCTSPRPVLLLGPLVDPVKDMLVKESPGKFSRCVLEVMKASQQAIERGVKDCLFIDYKRRSGHFDVTTVASIKEITDKDCHCLLDIAPHAIERLHSVHIYPIVIFIRYKNAKQIKELKDPVYLRDKVSQKHSKEQFEVAQKIEQEYSKFFTGIVQGGTLPYICTQIVTIVDQEQSKVLWTPLGSP; this is encoded by the exons ATGGAGCCGAAGCACAAAGAGTTGTTAGAGCAGTGCCACCAGAACTTGGTGCAGTCCATCCCGGATGCGCAGCGCCTCATCGAGCTGCTCGCCAAATCCGGCAGCCTGAGCGAGCGGGACACACTCGAGCTGGACCAGAACTGCTCCACCAGCTCCGAGAAAGTGGACCAGCTGCTGAAGATGCTCATGAACAAGGATCGCGACCATTTCTTGGCCCTGTGTGTGGCACTGGAGAAAACCTACCCTCACCTGTATTCTGCCCTGTTCAGCAACGGGGGAGGACCGGCAGATCACTCCG GGTCTACCTACAGTGTCCTGTCCACAATGCCGTCGGATTCAGAGAGCAGTTCGTCCCTCAGCAGTGTTG GTTCCAAAGCCTCCTCGCCTCCGCCTGCACTCAATGACAACCGTCCGGCCAGTGAGAACGGAGAAGCCATCCTGTTCCAGCTGAGACAGGTGACCAGGGAACGAGATGAACTTCGCAAGCGGCTCGCCCTTGCCTCGCCCGGCACTACCTTCGACGACTGCAG GCCAAATTCCAAAGCCAGTCACGACTATGAGCGGCTCAAGACCCAGTGCATGAAGGCCATGGCAGATCTACAGTCTCTGCAGAACCAGCATACCAAGACCCTTAAGAGGTGCGAGGAGGCAGTGAAGGAAGCCGACTTCTACCA CATGCTGCACAGTCGTCTCCTGAGTGATCAGTCTCAGCTAAAAGAGGAGATGGAGGTGATGAGAAGAGATAATGCTCAGCTAGTAAGAGAGCACAACCATCTGAAACAGAGCTGTGAGGAGCTCAAGAGACTTCACTCAGAGGACCAGAAAGAGGTGGCTGATATGAGGCTCCAGCAACAACAG GTTATTAGGGAGAACGGGTCCTCTGAGGTTTTGAAACTCTATGACACGGCAATGGATAAGCTGGAGGGGTTGAAGAAAGAGTATGACAACTTGAGCAAGCGATACAGCGAAAAGGTAGCCAATCACAACACAGATCTGAGTCGACTGGAACAGGCGGAGGAAGAGTACAGACGGCTGCAGAAACAGACTGACACTTTGATGAAGCAGAGGGATACAGCCATGCACTACCAACAACAGTACTCGACCTCTATCCGGAG GTTTGATTCTGTGCAGCAGGAGCTGAATAAAGCTTCATCTCAGAATAAAGAGCTGcaaagagagatggaaaggcTGCAGTCAGAGATGACTCGTTACAAGAACTTCCAGCTGAAGGCGGTGAAGGATGCTGAGAAGTACAAGGAGGAGCGGGACTCTGTGTTTAACGAGTATAGGCTGATCATGAGTGAAAGGGACCAGGTCATCAAAGAAGTGGACAAGCTGCAGACGGAACTGGAAGCAGCTGAAGCCCGCCTCAAAAACAACTCCTCAGAGAAGATGGTGGCCAGCGAGGAGTTGGAAGCACTCAGACAG GAGCTTAACTCGTCACTGGTGGATCGAGACCGAGCCATCTGTGAGCGTAACGAGCTGCTGGAGAAATACTGCCATGAAGTGAAGGACAAAGCAGAGGCTCAGAAAGAGCTGAGTCAGGCCTGCAAAGACATCGAAACAGTGCGCGAGGAGCGAGACGTGGCCAGGAAAGAAAGAACTGAAGCCATTATACAGAGAGATCAGCTACTGCGGGAGTACTACCAGGCCAGACAG AAACAAGACACAGCCACTCTGGACATGGAGCGTGCCAATAAAGAGATTGAGGTGTTGAGGAAGCAGTGTGAGGCCATGTCTCAGGAACTGAAGGAGGCTGTGCAGGAGGCTGAGGTGGCGAAGTGCCGCAGGGACTGGGCCTTCCAGGAGAGAGACAAGATtgtggcagagagagaaagtatcCG GACTCTCTGTGACAACCTGCGCAGAGAAAGGGACCGTGCAGTTAGTGACCTGGCCGATGCCCTGCGCAATCTGGATGACATGCGGAAACAGAAGAACGACGCTGTCAGGGAACTGAAAGAACTGAA GGAGAAGATGGAGTGTCAGCAGGAGAAGGAGACACCATTCTACCCCCTGCTGGCACACAGCTCGCATGATTCAGCCATAGATACAGACTCCTTGGAATGGGAGACTGAAGTGGTGGAGTTTGAGAAGGACAGA GATGACATGGACCTGAAGGCACTGGGGTTTGATATTGCAGAGGGGGTGAATGATCCATATTTACCAGGAGATTGTGGGATTTTTGTTACCAGGGTGGACAAAGGAAGTATTGCAGATGGGAGGTTAAG AGTGAATGACTGGCTGCTGAAGATAAATGACATAGATCTTACTAACAAAGACAGGAAGCAGGTCATCAAAGCTGTActcagtggaggaggtgtgatCAATATGGTGGTGCGCAGAAGAAAGTCTTTAGGAGGAAGACTAGTTACTCCTGTTCACATTAATCTCATCGGGCACAAAG ACAGTGGCATTGGCCTGGAGGGTGGCGTGTATGTGACGGCTATAGCAGCAGGCAGCCCAGCTGCCAGAGAGGGGTCCCTTAACATTGGGGATCGCCTCATTGCT ATAAATGGAATTGCTCTGGATAACAAATCTTTGACAGAGTGTGAGGCTCTGCTAAGGGGCTGCAGGGACTCACTCAGCCTCTCCCTCATGAAG TTCTTTCCCCAGAGCACATCAGGCCACAACATATTTGAGAGCCTGAGGGAGGCAGAGAAGTGCAATGGCAGAATTCACATATCAGAGGTCCACTCTCGTAATAGCCGGAACTTGAAGCACAATAGCTCCACCCAGACAGACATTTACAGTGGCGAGGCGGGAGGAGAAAGGAGGAAGCAGAGGGCTGACTCTGAGGAGAGGAAGCCCTTCTCTCCCTCTACTCTGCACCCCAGCACACTGTGTGCCCGTTATGGTCCCAGCGCCTTCCAGGAGATTTGCTACACTCGATCCGAGTCAGCCGGGCCTGAATGCAGCACCCTGGAGCCAGCAACTGACACCAAGCACAGCGGTGGCACCTGGCCCAAAATGGTGGTTGGAGTTCCCATGGTAGCAGAAAGCCCAGCCCAGCTATCCATCTACAAGTCTCCGAAGCAAAGGAAGTCCATTTTTGATGCAGACACCTTCAAGAGGCCGGACACACCCTCCAAAATGGAGTTCCTAACCAGCCATTCACCACAACCATCCAAAACAGACACTGTGACCACACCCCCAACCCCACCTACACGTAGCGATTCATTCAAGTTCAAGCCGAAGCAGCAGGGCAGCTCGGCCTCTGACTCCACCATTACTGAGAGCCAGCAGGAAGAGTGTAACGGGAATTTGTGCTTCACTGAGGTCGGGAATGAGAGCAGGGTGCTCAGCTCTAGGAAGTCATGTGAAGAGGACATCGGACGCACACGGCTTGACGAGCCTGAGGTCAAGCGGCCACGTCCCAAATCGGCCCCGGCTCTCAGGCGCAGGATGACGCCTCAGTCCATCCCCCTCCAGAGCTTTCAG AGCTACTCTAACGATGGGGACAGTTTAGACCAGAGGGATGTGTTGCGCTCATCTCCTAGCCGCCCTTACAGACACAGCGTAGGGTTTGTTCCCACGCTCTATAACGGGACCCTGCCACCCA ATTCAGTACATCGAGGTCTGGCCCCATGCACAGCGGTGACAGCAGTTATGAGGAACCCTGTTTACACTGTCCGCAGTCACAGAGTGCACACCAGCAACTGCCCCTCTGTCATCAACCAGATCTgccatcaacacacacatcccag CCCCCAACATCAAGGGCGTCTGAGTCTGGACCTTAGCCAGAAGCGTTCTGCTGAGTACTCGGAGTCATCCCGCAGCAGCCGAACCTCTCATGGCACCAACTCGCTGCCGTCCAGTGCCAGACTTG GTTCATCCAGTAATGTACAGTATCGCACAGAAAGGATAAAAATCCCTCCCACACCGCGGTATCCACGCTCAATGTTGGGCTCTGACAGAG ggTCTGTGTCCCACTCCGAGTGCAGCAGTCCCAGTCTCATCACACCGCCCCTGTCCCCACACAATCTTGAGACGTCCTCGTTTGCTTCCAGCCAGTCCCAGAACTCCATCTCCACACGGATCTCCGTCAGTCCCGTACCCACGGGAGACCAGAGGAAAGATAG GCCGTATCTGGAGGAGCCGAGGAACGTGATTGTTCATAAAGGCGCCGAACCTCTGGGCATCTCCATCGTCAGTGGTGAGAATGGCGGTATCTTTGTATCCAAGGTGACTGGAGGCAGCATTGCTCACCAGGCAGGTCTGGAGTATGGAGACCAGCTACTTGAG TATAATGGGATAAACCTGCGTAATGCCACCGAGCAGCAGGCGCGTCTTGTCATAGGTCAGCAGTGCGACACCATCACAATCATGGCACAGTACAACCCACACATGTACCAGCTGGGCAACCACTCCCGCTCAAG TTCTCGGATGGAGCCAGTGAGCAGCCAGTCCACTCCTCAGGGCAGCGGAGCTACCACACCAGATAACCACTCAACCATAGACACACTCAGTGAGCAGGATGAAGGAACCCTCACTCCGTCATCCAAACAGACCACACCTACCACCAGCCCACACAGCTTCATCAG AATGTCATCGGAGGGCAGTAAGAAGATTCCAGAGCCCCGAGTGGTGTCTGTGAGGAAGACTCAGGTGGAGCTGGGTGTTCAGATTTGTGGAGGGAATCTGTGTGGGATCTTTGTGGAGAATCTGGAGGAGGACAGTCCTGCTAAGTTGGCAGATGTCCTAATGCCTGGAGACATGATCTTGGAG TATAACTCGTTGGTTATGAAGAATAAGACTGCAGAAGAGGCTTACCTGGAAATGCTCAAGCCTGCAGAAATAGCCACATTGAAAGTCCAGCAACGTGTGGATGAATTTAACCAGCTTAAAGATACTGCTGGTGATGGATTTTACATCAG AGCACTTTATGACCGAGTGGCTGAGACAGAACAGGATCTTTCCTTTAAGAAGGATGACATTCTTTATGTGGATGACACGCTACCGAACGGCAACTTCGGCACCTGGATGGCCTGGCAACTTGATGAAAATGCACAAAAGATGCAAAGGGGGCAAATTCCCAGTAAATACAT GATGGATCAGGAATTCTATCGTAGACACAGCATGACTGAATTGAAAGATGAAACCGGTTCGAGTAAAACACTCTCTGCAGCTGCGCGCAGATCTTTCTTTCGCAGGAAACAGAAGCACAAACGCAGCAGTTCCAAAGATGGCAAAGACCTGCTAGCACTGGATGCCATTAGCACAGACTCCATCCCATTTTTAGAGG ACTGCGTGAGCCTTGCCTATCAGAGAGTGCAGAAGGTGGACTGCACATCTCCTAGGCCAGTGCTGCTGCTGGGCCCACTGGTGGACCCGGTTAAAGACATGCTGGTCAAAGAGTCTCCAGGGAAATTCAGCAGATGTGTACTCG AGGTAATGAAGGCCTCTCAGCAAGCCATTGAGCGTGGAGTGAAGGACTGCCTTTTCATTGACTACAAACGAAGGAGCGGCCACTTCGATGTCACGACTGTTGCTTCCATCAAGGAGATCACAGACAAG gACTGTCACTGTTTGCTCGACATTGCACCCCATGCCATCGAAAGGCTTCACAGCGTTCACATATATCCAATCGTCATTTTCATTCGCTACAAAAATGCAAAGCAAATAAA
- the dlg5a gene encoding disks large homolog 5a isoform X6 encodes MEPKHKELLEQCHQNLVQSIPDAQRLIELLAKSGSLSERDTLELDQNCSTSSEKVDQLLKMLMNKDRDHFLALCVALEKTYPHLYSALFSNGGGPADHSGSTYSVLSTMPSDSESSSSLSSVGSKASSPPPALNDNRPASENGEAILFQLRQVTRERDELRKRLALASPGTTFDDCRPNSKASHDYERLKTQCMKAMADLQSLQNQHTKTLKRCEEAVKEADFYHMLHSRLLSDQSQLKEEMEVMRRDNAQLVREHNHLKQSCEELKRLHSEDQKEVADMRLQQQQVIRENGSSEVLKLYDTAMDKLEGLKKEYDNLSKRYSEKVANHNTDLSRLEQAEEEYRRLQKQTDTLMKQRDTAMHYQQQYSTSIRRFDSVQQELNKASSQNKELQREMERLQSEMTRYKNFQLKAVKDAEKYKEERDSVFNEYRLIMSERDQVIKEVDKLQTELEAAEARLKNNSSEKMVASEELEALRQELNSSLVDRDRAICERNELLEKYCHEVKDKAEAQKELSQACKDIETVREERDVARKERTEAIIQRDQLLREYYQARQKQDTATLDMERANKEIEVLRKQCEAMSQELKEAVQEAEVAKCRRDWAFQERDKIVAERESIRTLCDNLRRERDRAVSDLADALRNLDDMRKQKNDAVRELKELKEKMECQQEKETPFYPLLAHSSHDSAIDTDSLEWETEVVEFEKDRQDDMDLKALGFDIAEGVNDPYLPGDCGIFVTRVDKGSIADGRLRVNDWLLKINDIDLTNKDRKQVIKAVLSGGGVINMVVRRRKSLGGRLVTPVHINLIGHKDSGIGLEGGVYVTAIAAGSPAAREGSLNIGDRLIAINGIALDNKSLTECEALLRGCRDSLSLSLMKFFPQSTSGHNIFESLREAEKCNGRIHISEVHSRNSRNLKHNSSTQTDIYSGEAGGERRKQRADSEERKPFSPSTLHPSTLCARYGPSAFQEICYTRSESAGPECSTLEPATDTKHSGGTWPKMVVGVPMVAESPAQLSIYKSPKQRKSIFDADTFKRPDTPSKMEFLTSHSPQPSKTDTVTTPPTPPTRSDSFKFKPKQQGSSASDSTITESQQEECNGNLCFTEVGNESRVLSSRKSCEEDIGRTRLDEPEVKRPRPKSAPALRRRMTPQSIPLQSFQSYSNDGDSLDQRDVLRSSPSRPYRHSVGFVPTLYNGTLPPNSVHRGLAPCTAVTAVMRNPVYTVRSHRVHTSNCPSVINQICHQHTHPSPQHQGRLSLDLSQKRSAEYSESSRSSRTSHGTNSLPSSARLGSSSNVQYRTERIKIPPTPRYPRSMLGSDRGSVSHSECSSPSLITPPLSPHNLETSSFASSQSQNSISTRISVSPVPTGDQRKDRPYLEEPRNVIVHKGAEPLGISIVSGENGGIFVSKVTGGSIAHQAGLEYGDQLLEYNGINLRNATEQQARLVIGQQCDTITIMAQYNPHMYQLGNHSRSSSRMEPVSSQSTPQGSGATTPDNHSTIDTLSEQDEGTLTPSSKQTTPTTSPHSFIRMSSEGSKKIPEPRVVSVRKTQVELGVQICGGNLCGIFVENLEEDSPAKLADVLMPGDMILEYNSLVMKNKTAEEAYLEMLKPAEIATLKVQQRVDEFNQLKDTAGDGFYIRALYDRVAETEQDLSFKKDDILYVDDTLPNGNFGTWMAWQLDENAQKMQRGQIPRWIRNSIVDTA; translated from the exons ATGGAGCCGAAGCACAAAGAGTTGTTAGAGCAGTGCCACCAGAACTTGGTGCAGTCCATCCCGGATGCGCAGCGCCTCATCGAGCTGCTCGCCAAATCCGGCAGCCTGAGCGAGCGGGACACACTCGAGCTGGACCAGAACTGCTCCACCAGCTCCGAGAAAGTGGACCAGCTGCTGAAGATGCTCATGAACAAGGATCGCGACCATTTCTTGGCCCTGTGTGTGGCACTGGAGAAAACCTACCCTCACCTGTATTCTGCCCTGTTCAGCAACGGGGGAGGACCGGCAGATCACTCCG GGTCTACCTACAGTGTCCTGTCCACAATGCCGTCGGATTCAGAGAGCAGTTCGTCCCTCAGCAGTGTTG GTTCCAAAGCCTCCTCGCCTCCGCCTGCACTCAATGACAACCGTCCGGCCAGTGAGAACGGAGAAGCCATCCTGTTCCAGCTGAGACAGGTGACCAGGGAACGAGATGAACTTCGCAAGCGGCTCGCCCTTGCCTCGCCCGGCACTACCTTCGACGACTGCAG GCCAAATTCCAAAGCCAGTCACGACTATGAGCGGCTCAAGACCCAGTGCATGAAGGCCATGGCAGATCTACAGTCTCTGCAGAACCAGCATACCAAGACCCTTAAGAGGTGCGAGGAGGCAGTGAAGGAAGCCGACTTCTACCA CATGCTGCACAGTCGTCTCCTGAGTGATCAGTCTCAGCTAAAAGAGGAGATGGAGGTGATGAGAAGAGATAATGCTCAGCTAGTAAGAGAGCACAACCATCTGAAACAGAGCTGTGAGGAGCTCAAGAGACTTCACTCAGAGGACCAGAAAGAGGTGGCTGATATGAGGCTCCAGCAACAACAG GTTATTAGGGAGAACGGGTCCTCTGAGGTTTTGAAACTCTATGACACGGCAATGGATAAGCTGGAGGGGTTGAAGAAAGAGTATGACAACTTGAGCAAGCGATACAGCGAAAAGGTAGCCAATCACAACACAGATCTGAGTCGACTGGAACAGGCGGAGGAAGAGTACAGACGGCTGCAGAAACAGACTGACACTTTGATGAAGCAGAGGGATACAGCCATGCACTACCAACAACAGTACTCGACCTCTATCCGGAG GTTTGATTCTGTGCAGCAGGAGCTGAATAAAGCTTCATCTCAGAATAAAGAGCTGcaaagagagatggaaaggcTGCAGTCAGAGATGACTCGTTACAAGAACTTCCAGCTGAAGGCGGTGAAGGATGCTGAGAAGTACAAGGAGGAGCGGGACTCTGTGTTTAACGAGTATAGGCTGATCATGAGTGAAAGGGACCAGGTCATCAAAGAAGTGGACAAGCTGCAGACGGAACTGGAAGCAGCTGAAGCCCGCCTCAAAAACAACTCCTCAGAGAAGATGGTGGCCAGCGAGGAGTTGGAAGCACTCAGACAG GAGCTTAACTCGTCACTGGTGGATCGAGACCGAGCCATCTGTGAGCGTAACGAGCTGCTGGAGAAATACTGCCATGAAGTGAAGGACAAAGCAGAGGCTCAGAAAGAGCTGAGTCAGGCCTGCAAAGACATCGAAACAGTGCGCGAGGAGCGAGACGTGGCCAGGAAAGAAAGAACTGAAGCCATTATACAGAGAGATCAGCTACTGCGGGAGTACTACCAGGCCAGACAG AAACAAGACACAGCCACTCTGGACATGGAGCGTGCCAATAAAGAGATTGAGGTGTTGAGGAAGCAGTGTGAGGCCATGTCTCAGGAACTGAAGGAGGCTGTGCAGGAGGCTGAGGTGGCGAAGTGCCGCAGGGACTGGGCCTTCCAGGAGAGAGACAAGATtgtggcagagagagaaagtatcCG GACTCTCTGTGACAACCTGCGCAGAGAAAGGGACCGTGCAGTTAGTGACCTGGCCGATGCCCTGCGCAATCTGGATGACATGCGGAAACAGAAGAACGACGCTGTCAGGGAACTGAAAGAACTGAA GGAGAAGATGGAGTGTCAGCAGGAGAAGGAGACACCATTCTACCCCCTGCTGGCACACAGCTCGCATGATTCAGCCATAGATACAGACTCCTTGGAATGGGAGACTGAAGTGGTGGAGTTTGAGAAGGACAGA CAGGATGACATGGACCTGAAGGCACTGGGGTTTGATATTGCAGAGGGGGTGAATGATCCATATTTACCAGGAGATTGTGGGATTTTTGTTACCAGGGTGGACAAAGGAAGTATTGCAGATGGGAGGTTAAG AGTGAATGACTGGCTGCTGAAGATAAATGACATAGATCTTACTAACAAAGACAGGAAGCAGGTCATCAAAGCTGTActcagtggaggaggtgtgatCAATATGGTGGTGCGCAGAAGAAAGTCTTTAGGAGGAAGACTAGTTACTCCTGTTCACATTAATCTCATCGGGCACAAAG ACAGTGGCATTGGCCTGGAGGGTGGCGTGTATGTGACGGCTATAGCAGCAGGCAGCCCAGCTGCCAGAGAGGGGTCCCTTAACATTGGGGATCGCCTCATTGCT ATAAATGGAATTGCTCTGGATAACAAATCTTTGACAGAGTGTGAGGCTCTGCTAAGGGGCTGCAGGGACTCACTCAGCCTCTCCCTCATGAAG TTCTTTCCCCAGAGCACATCAGGCCACAACATATTTGAGAGCCTGAGGGAGGCAGAGAAGTGCAATGGCAGAATTCACATATCAGAGGTCCACTCTCGTAATAGCCGGAACTTGAAGCACAATAGCTCCACCCAGACAGACATTTACAGTGGCGAGGCGGGAGGAGAAAGGAGGAAGCAGAGGGCTGACTCTGAGGAGAGGAAGCCCTTCTCTCCCTCTACTCTGCACCCCAGCACACTGTGTGCCCGTTATGGTCCCAGCGCCTTCCAGGAGATTTGCTACACTCGATCCGAGTCAGCCGGGCCTGAATGCAGCACCCTGGAGCCAGCAACTGACACCAAGCACAGCGGTGGCACCTGGCCCAAAATGGTGGTTGGAGTTCCCATGGTAGCAGAAAGCCCAGCCCAGCTATCCATCTACAAGTCTCCGAAGCAAAGGAAGTCCATTTTTGATGCAGACACCTTCAAGAGGCCGGACACACCCTCCAAAATGGAGTTCCTAACCAGCCATTCACCACAACCATCCAAAACAGACACTGTGACCACACCCCCAACCCCACCTACACGTAGCGATTCATTCAAGTTCAAGCCGAAGCAGCAGGGCAGCTCGGCCTCTGACTCCACCATTACTGAGAGCCAGCAGGAAGAGTGTAACGGGAATTTGTGCTTCACTGAGGTCGGGAATGAGAGCAGGGTGCTCAGCTCTAGGAAGTCATGTGAAGAGGACATCGGACGCACACGGCTTGACGAGCCTGAGGTCAAGCGGCCACGTCCCAAATCGGCCCCGGCTCTCAGGCGCAGGATGACGCCTCAGTCCATCCCCCTCCAGAGCTTTCAG AGCTACTCTAACGATGGGGACAGTTTAGACCAGAGGGATGTGTTGCGCTCATCTCCTAGCCGCCCTTACAGACACAGCGTAGGGTTTGTTCCCACGCTCTATAACGGGACCCTGCCACCCA ATTCAGTACATCGAGGTCTGGCCCCATGCACAGCGGTGACAGCAGTTATGAGGAACCCTGTTTACACTGTCCGCAGTCACAGAGTGCACACCAGCAACTGCCCCTCTGTCATCAACCAGATCTgccatcaacacacacatcccag CCCCCAACATCAAGGGCGTCTGAGTCTGGACCTTAGCCAGAAGCGTTCTGCTGAGTACTCGGAGTCATCCCGCAGCAGCCGAACCTCTCATGGCACCAACTCGCTGCCGTCCAGTGCCAGACTTG GTTCATCCAGTAATGTACAGTATCGCACAGAAAGGATAAAAATCCCTCCCACACCGCGGTATCCACGCTCAATGTTGGGCTCTGACAGAG ggTCTGTGTCCCACTCCGAGTGCAGCAGTCCCAGTCTCATCACACCGCCCCTGTCCCCACACAATCTTGAGACGTCCTCGTTTGCTTCCAGCCAGTCCCAGAACTCCATCTCCACACGGATCTCCGTCAGTCCCGTACCCACGGGAGACCAGAGGAAAGATAG GCCGTATCTGGAGGAGCCGAGGAACGTGATTGTTCATAAAGGCGCCGAACCTCTGGGCATCTCCATCGTCAGTGGTGAGAATGGCGGTATCTTTGTATCCAAGGTGACTGGAGGCAGCATTGCTCACCAGGCAGGTCTGGAGTATGGAGACCAGCTACTTGAG TATAATGGGATAAACCTGCGTAATGCCACCGAGCAGCAGGCGCGTCTTGTCATAGGTCAGCAGTGCGACACCATCACAATCATGGCACAGTACAACCCACACATGTACCAGCTGGGCAACCACTCCCGCTCAAG TTCTCGGATGGAGCCAGTGAGCAGCCAGTCCACTCCTCAGGGCAGCGGAGCTACCACACCAGATAACCACTCAACCATAGACACACTCAGTGAGCAGGATGAAGGAACCCTCACTCCGTCATCCAAACAGACCACACCTACCACCAGCCCACACAGCTTCATCAG AATGTCATCGGAGGGCAGTAAGAAGATTCCAGAGCCCCGAGTGGTGTCTGTGAGGAAGACTCAGGTGGAGCTGGGTGTTCAGATTTGTGGAGGGAATCTGTGTGGGATCTTTGTGGAGAATCTGGAGGAGGACAGTCCTGCTAAGTTGGCAGATGTCCTAATGCCTGGAGACATGATCTTGGAG TATAACTCGTTGGTTATGAAGAATAAGACTGCAGAAGAGGCTTACCTGGAAATGCTCAAGCCTGCAGAAATAGCCACATTGAAAGTCCAGCAACGTGTGGATGAATTTAACCAGCTTAAAGATACTGCTGGTGATGGATTTTACATCAG AGCACTTTATGACCGAGTGGCTGAGACAGAACAGGATCTTTCCTTTAAGAAGGATGACATTCTTTATGTGGATGACACGCTACCGAACGGCAACTTCGGCACCTGGATGGCCTGGCAACTTGATGAAAATGCACAAAAGATGCAAAGGGGGCAAATTCCCA GATGGATCAGGAATTCTATCGTAGACACAGCATGA